A single Gadus macrocephalus chromosome 22, ASM3116895v1 DNA region contains:
- the LOC132451706 gene encoding fatty acid-binding protein, heart-like, translated as MVDQFVGTWKMVTSENFDEYMKAIGVGFATRQVGNRTKPNLVVTSEDGTVCLKSQSTFKTTEIKFKLNEPFEETTADDRKTTTVVTMDNGKLVQKQTWEGKDTFIEREIEDGKLVAKCKMGDVVAVRTYVKE; from the exons ATGGTTGATCAGTTTGTTGGGACGTGGAAGATGGTCACCAGTGAAAACTTCGATGAATACATGAAGGCAATCG GTGTTGGATTTGCAACCCGGCAGGTGGGAAACCGTACCAAGCCCAATCTGGTCGTGACCTCAGAAGACGGAACGGTTTGCCTGAAGTCGCAGAGTACATTCAAAACAACAGAAATCAAGTTTAAGCTCAACGAACCATTTGAGGAGACGACTGCAGATGACAGGAAAACAACG ACCGTGGTGACCATGGATAATGGCAAACTTGTGCAGAAACAGACCTGGGAAGGCAAGGACACATTCATCGAGAGGGAAATCGAGGATGGAAAGTTAGTAGCG AAATGCAAGATGGGCGACGTGGTGGCGGTGAGGACGTACGTGAAGGAGTAG